A portion of the Syntrophorhabdaceae bacterium genome contains these proteins:
- a CDS encoding sulfite exporter TauE/SafE family protein, whose translation MMNGLISLVIGLSGGFFGALIGLGGGVIMIPLMTILLKLTQHKAHGTSLVAIVFTALAGAVTYYLHGTADWKGAVLLAATAMITARFGALYAHSLPEKKLKRAFGIMIVCVSLFLLIKGFLPKSGSQPGLTGSIVIFLATGVVAGFVSGMMGVGGGVIMIPPMVLLLGMPQQLSQGTSLLAMVPISMTGAFTHHRLGNVRLNIAAGISVGALVGGYLGGTIANILPELYLKIIFSVVLVWMGQRYVRAK comes from the coding sequence ATGATGAACGGGTTGATTAGTTTGGTCATCGGTCTTTCGGGCGGGTTTTTCGGCGCCCTCATCGGTCTTGGAGGCGGTGTCATCATGATCCCGCTCATGACCATACTGCTCAAGCTCACGCAGCACAAGGCCCACGGAACAAGCCTTGTGGCGATTGTTTTCACTGCCCTCGCGGGGGCCGTAACGTATTACCTCCACGGGACAGCGGATTGGAAGGGCGCCGTATTGCTTGCGGCAACTGCCATGATCACTGCGCGGTTCGGTGCATTGTACGCCCACTCTCTGCCTGAAAAAAAACTGAAAAGGGCCTTCGGTATCATGATTGTCTGCGTGTCGCTCTTCCTGCTCATAAAGGGATTTTTGCCGAAATCAGGCTCTCAGCCAGGGCTGACGGGGAGCATTGTTATCTTCCTTGCAACAGGTGTTGTCGCCGGTTTTGTCTCCGGGATGATGGGTGTCGGAGGCGGTGTCATCATGATCCCGCCCATGGTGCTCCTGCTCGGCATGCCTCAGCAGCTTTCCCAGGGGACGTCGCTTCTTGCCATGGTCCCTATCAGCATGACCGGCGCATTTACCCATCACAGGCTTGGTAATGTGCGGCTCAATATAGCGGCAGGGATCTCTGTCGGGGCGCTTGTGGGAGGCTACCTCGGGGGGACCATCGCCAATATCCTCCCCGAACTGTATCTAAAGATAATCTTCAGCGTCGTCCTCGTGTGGATGGGGCAGCGGTATGTCAGGGCGAAATGA
- a CDS encoding endonuclease Q family protein codes for MLYKLSMRFIADLHIHSSYSRATSKDMVPEALWKWAQIKGITVVGTGDFTHPAWLKELSEKTEPIGNGLLRLKKEHETDDIPASCRADVFFMFSSEISTIYSKKGRTRKVHSVIFVPDLSDALRINLALSKIGNLNADGRPILGLDVKELLRIVLDTCPGALFVPAHAWTPHFSVFGAVSGFDSLEECFEDLTPHINAIETGLSSDPMMNWRLSALDRLTLISNSDAHSPAKMGREANIFDTTISYEAITKAIESGNGFLGTIEFFPEEGKYHYDGHRACNVNLSPDETARCNYLCPACGKKVTVGVLHRVNKLADRPDGFRPDNAKPFHSLIPLPEVIAETMGTGAAGKRVNREYRQLIHLLGNEFRILMDTPLPDIEKAGSPLIREAVSRMRAGKVHIIPGFDGEYGKIRIFENTERKQIKGQTTLF; via the coding sequence ATGCTATACAAATTGTCCATGCGGTTCATCGCTGATCTCCATATCCATTCCAGTTATTCCCGGGCAACGAGCAAGGACATGGTCCCAGAGGCGCTGTGGAAGTGGGCCCAGATAAAGGGCATTACCGTTGTCGGCACCGGTGATTTCACCCATCCCGCATGGCTTAAGGAGCTGAGCGAGAAGACTGAGCCGATAGGCAACGGCCTGTTGAGACTCAAAAAGGAACACGAGACCGATGACATACCGGCCTCATGCAGGGCTGATGTCTTCTTCATGTTCTCCTCGGAGATCAGCACCATATACAGCAAGAAGGGGAGGACCAGGAAGGTCCATTCCGTCATCTTCGTGCCTGATCTTTCCGACGCACTCAGGATCAACCTCGCGCTGTCAAAGATAGGAAACCTGAACGCCGATGGGAGACCCATACTGGGGCTCGATGTAAAAGAACTCCTGAGGATCGTCCTCGATACATGCCCCGGGGCGCTCTTTGTCCCTGCCCATGCATGGACGCCCCATTTCTCGGTATTCGGCGCCGTATCGGGCTTTGACTCCCTTGAGGAGTGCTTCGAAGACCTCACCCCTCATATCAATGCCATCGAGACCGGGCTGTCTTCGGACCCGATGATGAACTGGCGGCTCTCGGCCCTGGACAGGCTGACGCTGATCTCCAACTCAGACGCCCACTCTCCTGCCAAGATGGGGAGGGAGGCAAATATCTTCGATACAACCATCTCTTACGAGGCCATCACAAAGGCCATTGAGTCGGGCAATGGTTTTCTCGGGACCATAGAATTCTTCCCTGAAGAGGGCAAGTATCATTATGACGGGCACAGGGCGTGCAACGTGAACCTCTCCCCCGACGAGACGGCCCGGTGCAATTACCTCTGTCCTGCCTGCGGGAAAAAGGTGACCGTCGGGGTCTTGCACAGGGTCAACAAGCTCGCCGACAGACCTGACGGCTTCAGACCTGACAATGCGAAACCATTCCACTCCCTGATCCCGCTGCCGGAGGTCATTGCCGAAACCATGGGCACGGGCGCTGCCGGCAAGAGGGTCAACAGGGAATACCGGCAACTTATCCACCTGCTCGGCAACGAATTCAGGATACTGATGGATACACCCCTCCCCGACATCGAAAAGGCGGGGTCACCACTCATCCGTGAGGCGGTCTCGCGGATGCGCGCGGGAAAGGTCCACATCATACC